One genomic window of Halorhabdus sp. CBA1104 includes the following:
- a CDS encoding COG1361 S-layer family protein, with product MDRSDRAGPRRKLGAVSIATLVVLSSLTGVLPGGIGVVSAANSSTIEGTPQLNASAPDARLNPGQNGAVGITITNDATYDDNNATHPSEARSRAGEARSVSLDISDTRGAPLSVETGSQSIGTVQDGESSGPHSFNVVVDEDAAAGTYEMEVTTEYRHAEQVTYEEVADGEYAYNETVVTRTETDTITVVIEPEARFEVDNVDHDVPLGGEGTVILDITNTGDEDVTETAVSVTSSDSNFYFGSGTATSEANVGDWDAGETKQLEFRAGTVESAVKREYPVDVSVRYTDSDGTQQSSSEPIGVTPQNRTRFNVVSVTHDVPRSGEGTLSVTVNQTAGKTIEDVAVTASTTATEVYLGSESSRSSRTFLDNWEGGEETTFTFRVGTTENAINRSYPIELQFEYTDADDNDNARSSFLEFTPEKSDPFNVSIADHDVPQNGEGIVTFSIRNTRKENFSDVTITTASSDSTVTVGGSSSQSATTVIEQWESGERRTVTARVGTAESAVERAYPLDATIEYTDAANNDNSQTDTLEFVPDKRDFFAVDGISHTVPENGEGTLSINVTQVANKSFEDVMVTASTTAPDVYLGAQSSRSSTTTVDTWNRNGTQTLTFRVGTTESAVDRPYPIDLEFDFTDANDNDNTRTKQLEFTPGDREQFEIGRINHDIPVNGEGTIDILARQITNKTIEDVTVTASTTAPDVYLGAQSSRSSTTTIDTWSDKAAHEFTFRVGTTDAAVEQAYPIQLQFEYTDGEDNDNSRTKIVDFTPESRDRFETEIVNHDVPRGGEGTVTIELDRIAASDVSDVSVTARTTDSTTYLGTESSASATTTIGTLKENENEEIQFRVGTSDSAVERPYTLDLTIDYTGSENSDNQRTKSVEFIPQDADHLSVEEVNHNVPRDGEGTATFIIVNTASKTLEDVSLTASSTDSEMYLGAEASQSGTTVINEWNPSETKRVTFRVGTTENAVDRTYPIDLQFEYTDETDNQNSRNKQVEIRPQAKEHLSIHAVEHNVPIDGVGQVTVLANNTADRNFSDLSVTASTPDSEVYIGSESSRSGTATVSEWAAGQARSITFQVGTSANAVNRSYPLDLEFEYSDAADNNNQYTDDIEFRPRSEPQFTVQSIDHEVPIGSTGQVTLTVRNEGPVNASETTLTIGSNTDAVYFGAGGTPEPIEAQGVVLEPPRTGTPTAQSHVGNWSVGETKTVSFRVGFDENAITRRYAAELSVSYENENGDDMPDRTKMVGIEPLAEQLFDFAAVESDLHVGEEGNLVGEIENVGNRSVEGVVVTAETQRETVNFYNARYAVGELEPGESERFRHRVGITNEAEHGPRLFEVSARYRDSQGDIQTTDSRDLTVAFGRDRDAFGLDTDATFEPGASGTLDVTVTNRRNETLSNVQAKLFTDDPLDSEDDSAFVPELAPGESTTVTLDLSVGGGASAKTYSASMDFRYDNARGESTLSDTYRVPVVVAQPESGMGLPVLIGGLGVVIVVGIAGWRFGAVDRLRDRIGEWRTDSAGPADVQE from the coding sequence ATGGACCGTTCTGACCGGGCCGGACCGAGACGGAAACTAGGGGCAGTCAGTATCGCCACGCTAGTCGTCCTCAGTAGCCTCACTGGCGTCCTCCCAGGCGGAATCGGCGTCGTCAGTGCGGCCAATTCGTCGACGATCGAAGGGACACCGCAGTTGAACGCCTCAGCACCCGACGCGCGGCTCAATCCCGGCCAGAACGGGGCCGTCGGGATCACGATCACGAACGATGCGACCTACGACGACAACAACGCGACCCACCCGTCGGAAGCGCGCTCACGCGCGGGTGAAGCGCGGTCGGTGAGCCTGGACATCTCCGATACGAGAGGGGCACCGTTGTCGGTCGAGACTGGCTCACAGTCGATCGGCACCGTCCAGGACGGCGAGTCCAGTGGCCCCCATTCGTTCAACGTCGTCGTCGACGAGGACGCCGCGGCCGGGACCTACGAGATGGAGGTGACGACCGAATATCGCCACGCCGAACAAGTCACCTACGAAGAAGTTGCGGACGGCGAGTACGCGTACAACGAGACGGTCGTGACCCGAACGGAAACAGATACGATCACAGTGGTGATCGAACCAGAAGCCCGCTTCGAGGTGGACAACGTCGATCACGACGTGCCCTTGGGCGGTGAAGGGACGGTCATCCTGGACATCACGAACACCGGTGACGAAGACGTGACCGAGACGGCAGTCTCAGTGACTTCGAGCGATTCGAACTTCTACTTTGGCTCGGGGACGGCAACGTCCGAGGCAAACGTCGGCGATTGGGATGCCGGCGAGACCAAACAGCTCGAGTTCCGTGCTGGGACCGTCGAGAGTGCCGTCAAGCGTGAGTATCCGGTCGACGTATCTGTCAGATATACGGATAGTGATGGAACCCAACAGTCGAGCAGCGAACCGATCGGAGTCACCCCTCAGAATCGGACGCGATTCAACGTTGTTTCGGTAACACACGACGTGCCTCGGAGCGGGGAAGGGACGCTCTCAGTCACGGTCAACCAGACAGCAGGGAAAACAATCGAAGACGTTGCAGTGACGGCCTCAACGACTGCCACGGAAGTCTATCTCGGGAGCGAATCCTCACGGTCATCGAGGACGTTCCTCGACAACTGGGAGGGTGGGGAAGAGACGACCTTCACGTTCCGTGTCGGTACGACTGAAAACGCTATCAACCGTTCCTATCCGATCGAACTCCAGTTCGAGTACACTGACGCCGACGACAACGACAATGCTCGAAGTTCTTTCCTTGAGTTCACGCCGGAAAAGAGCGATCCGTTCAACGTCTCGATTGCTGATCACGACGTGCCCCAAAATGGAGAGGGGATCGTAACCTTCTCCATTAGGAATACCAGAAAAGAAAATTTTTCCGATGTTACAATAACGACGGCAAGCAGTGATTCTACAGTCACTGTCGGTGGGAGTTCCTCGCAGTCAGCGACCACAGTGATCGAGCAGTGGGAATCGGGTGAACGCCGGACCGTGACTGCCCGTGTAGGAACAGCTGAGAGCGCCGTCGAGAGGGCATACCCACTCGACGCAACCATCGAGTACACCGACGCGGCGAACAACGACAATTCTCAGACAGACACCCTCGAATTTGTCCCGGATAAACGTGACTTCTTTGCCGTCGATGGCATCTCGCATACGGTGCCGGAAAACGGCGAAGGGACCCTTTCAATCAACGTCACACAGGTCGCCAACAAGTCTTTCGAGGACGTGATGGTGACTGCCTCGACGACGGCCCCGGACGTGTATCTTGGGGCCCAGTCCTCGCGGTCTTCGACGACAACTGTCGACACGTGGAACCGTAACGGAACACAGACGCTGACGTTCCGCGTCGGAACGACCGAAAGTGCCGTCGATCGACCCTATCCAATCGATCTCGAATTCGATTTTACCGATGCCAACGACAATGACAACACCCGGACGAAACAGCTCGAATTTACGCCTGGTGACCGTGAGCAGTTCGAGATTGGACGAATTAACCACGATATCCCAGTAAACGGAGAAGGGACGATCGATATCCTTGCACGACAGATCACGAATAAGACCATCGAGGACGTGACGGTGACTGCCTCGACGACGGCCCCGGACGTGTATCTTGGGGCCCAGTCCTCGCGGTCTTCGACGACAACTATCGACACATGGAGTGACAAGGCAGCTCACGAATTTACCTTCCGTGTCGGAACGACTGATGCGGCAGTCGAGCAGGCGTATCCCATTCAACTGCAATTTGAGTACACCGATGGAGAAGATAACGACAACTCTCGGACGAAAATTGTCGACTTCACGCCCGAAAGTCGTGACCGGTTCGAAACGGAGATTGTCAATCATGATGTCCCGCGGGGCGGCGAGGGAACGGTCACTATCGAGCTAGATCGGATCGCAGCGAGTGACGTATCAGACGTCTCAGTGACGGCAAGGACAACGGACTCCACAACCTACCTCGGTACTGAATCATCTGCGTCTGCGACGACGACGATCGGTACACTCAAAGAAAACGAGAACGAGGAGATCCAGTTCCGTGTCGGAACAAGTGATTCCGCTGTTGAGCGCCCATACACATTAGACCTCACGATCGACTATACAGGTTCAGAAAACTCCGACAATCAGCGGACCAAAAGTGTTGAGTTTATTCCACAGGATGCAGATCACCTCTCGGTCGAAGAGGTCAATCACAACGTGCCACGGGATGGCGAAGGGACAGCGACGTTCATCATTGTCAACACCGCAAGCAAGACCCTGGAGGATGTCTCGTTAACCGCATCCTCTACAGACTCAGAGATGTACCTCGGGGCAGAAGCGTCTCAGTCCGGGACTACTGTCATCAACGAGTGGAATCCAAGCGAAACAAAACGCGTCACGTTCCGCGTCGGCACGACCGAAAACGCTGTTGACAGAACCTATCCGATCGATCTGCAATTCGAGTACACCGACGAGACGGACAACCAAAACTCCCGGAACAAGCAAGTCGAGATCCGCCCGCAAGCGAAAGAGCATCTCTCGATCCACGCTGTCGAACACAACGTCCCCATCGACGGCGTCGGCCAGGTCACGGTCCTGGCGAACAACACCGCAGACCGGAATTTCTCGGATCTCTCGGTGACAGCGTCGACGCCGGACTCAGAGGTGTACATCGGCTCTGAATCCTCACGGTCGGGCACCGCAACGGTGAGTGAGTGGGCGGCCGGCCAGGCTCGTTCGATCACCTTCCAGGTCGGGACCAGCGCCAACGCAGTGAATCGGTCCTACCCGCTCGATCTGGAGTTCGAATACAGCGACGCGGCCGATAACAACAACCAGTACACCGACGACATCGAGTTTCGGCCCCGGTCCGAACCGCAGTTTACCGTCCAGTCGATCGATCACGAGGTGCCGATCGGGAGCACGGGCCAGGTCACGCTAACCGTACGAAACGAGGGACCGGTCAATGCCAGTGAGACGACGCTGACGATCGGTTCCAACACGGACGCGGTGTACTTCGGCGCGGGTGGGACTCCCGAGCCGATCGAGGCCCAGGGGGTCGTCCTCGAACCACCCCGAACTGGAACGCCGACGGCCCAGAGCCACGTCGGCAACTGGTCGGTCGGCGAGACCAAAACCGTCTCCTTCCGGGTCGGCTTCGACGAGAACGCGATCACCCGGCGCTACGCCGCCGAGCTTTCGGTCAGTTACGAGAACGAAAACGGCGACGACATGCCCGACCGCACGAAGATGGTCGGGATCGAGCCGCTGGCCGAGCAGCTGTTCGACTTTGCAGCTGTAGAAAGTGACCTCCACGTCGGCGAAGAGGGTAATCTGGTCGGCGAGATCGAGAACGTCGGGAACCGGTCAGTCGAGGGCGTGGTCGTCACCGCCGAGACACAGCGCGAGACTGTCAACTTCTACAACGCTCGCTACGCCGTTGGAGAGCTCGAACCCGGCGAATCCGAGCGTTTCCGACACCGGGTCGGCATCACGAACGAAGCCGAGCACGGACCGCGGTTGTTCGAAGTCTCGGCCCGCTATCGGGACTCTCAGGGCGACATCCAGACGACGGACTCGCGTGACCTCACCGTCGCGTTCGGTCGGGACCGGGACGCGTTCGGACTCGACACCGACGCGACCTTCGAGCCAGGTGCCAGTGGAACGTTGGACGTGACCGTAACGAACCGCCGGAACGAAACGCTCTCGAACGTACAAGCGAAGCTATTCACCGACGATCCGCTCGACAGTGAAGACGACTCGGCGTTCGTTCCGGAACTCGCGCCGGGCGAATCGACGACGGTCACTCTCGACCTCTCGGTCGGCGGCGGGGCCAGTGCGAAAACCTACTCGGCGTCGATGGATTTCCGCTACGACAACGCACGCGGCGAGAGTACGCTCTCGGATACCTACCGCGTACCCGTCGTCGTCGCACAGCCCGAGTCAGGCATGGGACTGCCCGTCCTCATCGGTGGCCTCGGCGTTGTGATCGTGGTCGGCATCGCCGGCTGGCGGTTCGGAGCGGTCGACCGCCTCCGAGATCGGATCGGCGAGTGGCGGACGGACAGCGCCGGGCCCGCCGACGTCCAAGAGTAA
- a CDS encoding RND family transporter, giving the protein MTPLPSIDHEDIVRAVDREIVDHSVRVIIVFLLLSGIFAGGMAGVSIDAGTQRFFESVPEHHTQQFIDDQFGATFDAGEDSTQVVVSDENVFSKRALLRMLELQEDLEADPSLRVGDVTGLASGVARVLDPLATTTTAQRQAIETATPTEIRAASHTLLDRRPQVAQLLSEDQNLAEPHASATIVLVSHAIPEGDDSTLETVQERVKQVAETGHGDVRVFGTAIQDAGFDRAIFESLSLIVPMVTVLILVFLIVAYRDPIDLVLALVSLLLAIVWTFGFMGYAGISFNLMMVAVPVLLLGVGIDFGIHAVNRYREERVAGKSVEDSMSIANRQLLVAFFIVSVTNVIGFSANVTSALEPVREFGLVVAVGMVFTLAVFGVFLPALKVVVDRWRHSRGIRQFSITPLGGEESRLGDILRSSAIVAKRHPLILLAIILLVTGAAAQSATNVESKFETEDFLPYADHPPQLDAIPDQIAPSEFEITATSNYITDTFETTNTEQVTLYVEGPLRRDHALEAVSRVGSDPPDSFVRKDGHAVSQSIVDVMERAARQDREFADLLDRNDLSENGVPDRNLDAIYQALLSSEYGDQARQYLTADRRATKVVYQVQASASQKEVTEDARTLAADARFDAVVTGDIIVFRALTEALMSSAIISFAVAFLLTAAFLVVIFGLLEGRWSLGLATMAPVTVAIVLLVGSMPILGITFNALTATILAITIGLGVAYAVHVSHRFIDEYDDNGDVHESLLVTLSGTGGGITASMLTTSGSVVCMTVAVNPILGQFGLLTGVSTFLSYLTAVTVLPLTLRGWARVFG; this is encoded by the coding sequence ATGACTCCGCTCCCTTCGATCGACCACGAAGATATCGTCCGAGCGGTCGACAGAGAGATCGTCGACCACTCCGTCCGAGTCATCATCGTCTTCCTGCTGTTGAGTGGTATCTTCGCCGGCGGCATGGCGGGCGTGAGTATCGACGCCGGCACCCAGCGGTTCTTCGAGAGTGTCCCCGAGCATCACACCCAACAGTTCATCGACGACCAGTTCGGCGCGACGTTCGACGCGGGCGAGGACTCGACACAAGTCGTCGTCAGCGACGAGAACGTCTTCTCGAAGCGGGCCTTGCTCCGGATGCTCGAACTGCAAGAAGACCTCGAAGCCGATCCGTCGCTCCGGGTGGGCGACGTAACCGGACTCGCCTCTGGGGTCGCCAGAGTCCTAGACCCGTTGGCGACGACGACAACAGCACAGCGGCAGGCGATCGAGACGGCAACGCCAACGGAGATTCGAGCGGCCAGCCACACGCTGCTCGATCGGCGGCCCCAGGTCGCCCAGCTACTGAGTGAAGACCAGAATCTGGCTGAGCCCCACGCCTCAGCGACGATCGTGCTCGTGTCACACGCGATTCCGGAGGGGGACGATTCGACCTTAGAGACCGTCCAAGAGCGGGTCAAGCAGGTCGCGGAGACGGGCCACGGCGACGTTCGTGTCTTCGGGACGGCGATCCAGGATGCTGGCTTCGATCGGGCGATCTTCGAGTCACTGTCGTTGATCGTCCCAATGGTGACCGTCCTGATTCTCGTGTTCCTGATCGTCGCCTATCGGGACCCGATCGATCTGGTGCTGGCGCTCGTGAGTCTATTGTTGGCTATCGTCTGGACGTTCGGCTTCATGGGCTATGCCGGAATCAGTTTCAACCTCATGATGGTCGCGGTCCCGGTCCTGTTGCTGGGCGTCGGGATCGACTTCGGGATCCACGCCGTCAACCGATATCGCGAGGAGCGAGTCGCCGGGAAGTCAGTCGAGGACAGTATGTCGATCGCCAACCGGCAGTTGCTGGTGGCTTTTTTCATCGTCTCGGTGACGAACGTCATCGGGTTCTCGGCGAACGTGACGAGTGCCCTCGAACCCGTCCGGGAATTCGGGCTCGTCGTCGCGGTCGGGATGGTGTTTACGCTTGCCGTCTTCGGTGTCTTTCTGCCCGCGCTGAAGGTCGTCGTCGATCGCTGGCGGCACTCGAGGGGCATCAGACAGTTTTCGATCACGCCACTCGGTGGCGAGGAATCGCGGCTTGGCGACATCCTCCGATCGAGTGCAATCGTCGCCAAACGTCACCCGCTGATTCTGCTTGCGATCATCCTCCTGGTAACTGGAGCCGCCGCCCAGTCCGCGACGAACGTCGAATCGAAGTTCGAGACCGAGGACTTCCTGCCGTACGCCGATCACCCGCCACAGCTCGATGCGATTCCCGACCAGATTGCCCCCTCCGAGTTCGAAATCACGGCCACGTCGAATTATATCACCGACACGTTCGAGACGACCAACACCGAACAGGTGACGTTGTACGTCGAGGGACCGCTACGGCGGGATCACGCCCTCGAAGCCGTCTCCCGCGTCGGCTCGGACCCACCGGACTCGTTCGTCCGCAAAGACGGCCACGCCGTTTCACAGAGCATCGTGGACGTCATGGAGAGGGCTGCCCGACAGGACAGGGAATTTGCGGACCTACTCGACCGCAACGACCTCTCGGAGAACGGCGTCCCCGATCGGAACCTCGATGCGATCTATCAGGCGTTGCTGTCCTCTGAGTACGGGGACCAGGCCCGCCAGTACCTGACCGCGGATCGCCGAGCGACGAAAGTCGTCTACCAGGTCCAAGCCAGCGCCAGCCAGAAGGAAGTCACCGAGGACGCGCGCACGCTCGCCGCCGACGCCCGGTTCGACGCCGTTGTGACGGGCGACATCATCGTCTTCCGGGCACTGACTGAGGCGCTGATGAGCTCTGCGATCATCAGTTTCGCCGTCGCGTTCTTGCTGACAGCGGCGTTCCTGGTCGTGATCTTCGGCCTGCTCGAAGGGCGGTGGTCGCTTGGGCTGGCGACGATGGCGCCGGTCACGGTCGCGATCGTGTTGCTAGTCGGGTCGATGCCCATCCTCGGCATCACGTTCAACGCGCTGACGGCGACGATCCTCGCGATCACGATCGGTCTCGGAGTGGCCTACGCCGTCCACGTCAGCCACCGGTTCATCGACGAATACGACGACAACGGGGACGTCCACGAATCGCTGCTCGTGACGCTCAGCGGGACTGGGGGCGGGATCACCGCGAGCATGCTGACGACCTCGGGAAGTGTCGTCTGTATGACCGTCGCCGTCAACCCGATTTTGGGGCAGTTCGGCCTGCTAACCGGTGTCAGTACGTTCCTCTCGTATCTGACGGCGGTGACGGTGTTGCCGCTGACGCTCCGTGGCTGGGCGCGCGTGTTCGGCTAG
- a CDS encoding DUF5788 family protein: MGKTGDESQLDDRRREELLERVTRKSATVGQQIPTAVQIQGTEMNLKEFVWETKRQGTVPPELRDRVREVRRKLTAERAARKERLESATLTESEAEALADSIVGIDRALAALQNLHEPDLAERARKQDVQSNRRWVSFLDTILE, encoded by the coding sequence ATGGGGAAGACGGGAGACGAGAGCCAACTCGACGATCGACGACGCGAGGAGTTACTCGAGCGTGTGACGCGCAAGTCGGCGACTGTTGGCCAACAGATCCCGACGGCGGTCCAGATCCAGGGCACGGAGATGAACCTCAAGGAATTCGTCTGGGAGACCAAACGCCAGGGCACGGTTCCTCCGGAGTTGCGCGACCGCGTCCGCGAGGTTCGGCGTAAACTCACCGCCGAGCGCGCGGCACGAAAGGAGCGGCTCGAATCGGCCACATTGACCGAATCCGAAGCCGAGGCACTGGCCGATTCGATCGTCGGGATCGATCGCGCCCTCGCAGCCCTACAGAATCTCCACGAACCGGATCTCGCCGAGCGTGCCCGCAAACAAGACGTCCAGAGCAATCGGCGGTGGGTGTCGTTCCTCGACACTATTTTGGAGTGA
- a CDS encoding DICT sensory domain-containing protein — protein MDIHGCIEAINNHEKELVLFNVGNEDRLGEHLADFFETQNVRISTARTASGRPAEVAVLSAVDGVLAVLDGSLLRQLVTETNVGANGVGFADTEYEAILKHLKETTFTSTDRSQLHHASREIEDRARRVGSGTLYAGFQRFSLMADQSSIYADIARRGVTVHAFGVPDDPAPDLGGAQVHAVETDEIATTWFVIFDGGDETAQETALLAEQRGPEQFYGAWTYDAMLVDRVRAHLETEYVCDSDISTSGPQSNEPGT, from the coding sequence ATGGATATCCATGGCTGCATCGAGGCGATCAACAACCACGAGAAAGAGCTGGTCCTGTTCAACGTGGGCAACGAGGACCGTCTAGGCGAGCACCTGGCTGATTTCTTCGAGACCCAGAACGTCCGGATTTCGACGGCCCGGACGGCCTCCGGACGCCCGGCCGAGGTTGCGGTCCTCAGTGCTGTCGATGGTGTGTTGGCGGTTCTCGATGGATCACTCCTCCGGCAACTGGTGACGGAAACGAACGTGGGTGCCAACGGCGTCGGCTTCGCAGATACAGAATACGAGGCCATCCTCAAACACCTCAAAGAGACCACGTTCACGTCCACCGACCGATCCCAGTTGCATCACGCGTCCAGAGAGATCGAAGACCGGGCCCGGCGTGTCGGCTCTGGCACTTTGTATGCCGGCTTCCAGCGCTTTTCGCTCATGGCAGATCAATCGTCTATCTACGCCGATATCGCCCGCCGCGGGGTAACCGTCCACGCCTTCGGCGTGCCCGACGATCCGGCCCCTGATCTGGGTGGTGCCCAGGTTCATGCAGTCGAGACCGACGAGATTGCCACCACGTGGTTCGTCATCTTCGATGGCGGGGACGAGACGGCCCAAGAGACCGCCCTGCTGGCCGAACAGCGCGGTCCAGAGCAGTTCTACGGTGCCTGGACCTACGATGCGATGCTCGTCGATCGCGTCCGGGCCCATCTCGAAACCGAGTACGTGTGCGATAGTGATATCTCCACGTCAGGCCCACAGTCGAACGAGCCTGGTACCTGA
- the mutS gene encoding DNA mismatch repair protein MutS, which produces MDGALGPPAKMAERREELTPMLSQYVELTDRYDDALVLFQSGDFYKAFCDAADVLARVCEVTLTEREDSTGTYAMTGVPIDNAESYVETLLDAGYRVAIAEQVEDPDAVSGVVDRAVTRIITPGTLTEDELLGGAENNYVAALAAADGRVGVAVLDVSTGDFYATSTDDRETVRDELTRFGPAEGIVGPDAPDLFDGACAVTPVVAEYFADEHAREHVTDYFGPPDRLLATDAEIRACGALLAYAEYARGGQDGRLDYLNHLTRYDPREYMVLDAVALDSLEIFERRTVTGRTDLTLVDVMDETACALGRRRLTEWLRRPLLDRDRIEARHGAVEELVSALQTRERLQALLADVYDIERLISRVSRSRADARDLRSLKDTLDVIPELRATLADAEAPLLADLQDRLDELDDLRGLIDDAIAVDPPTEITEGGIISDGYHDRLDELRATERAGKDWITDLEASERERTGIDSLKVGHNAVHGYYIEVTDANLDRVPEDYQRRQTLKNAERYYTPELKEREDEILRAASQAEDLEYDLFVAVREQVAAHSERVQAVADAVATLDVLVSFGTVAAERDYCRPTFDGDAIHVEGGRHPVVERAEEQFVPNDVHLDDDSFLAVITGPNMSGKSTYMRQVGLLTVLAQAGSFVPAASASLRIVDRVFTRVGASDDIAGGRSTFMVEMSELATILAQASPDSLVLLDEVGRGTSTSDGLAIARAVTEHIHDEIGATTLFATHHHELTDVATSLPQATNLHFRTDRDSDDVAFPYEIAPGPAEASYGVEVAAVAGVPGPVVDRSRELLATTDRLDEPVPREATTSDPPERETAAETLSAELQSLTVAELTPLEALNTLADLQRLAGEGADGDL; this is translated from the coding sequence ATGGATGGGGCACTGGGACCGCCGGCCAAGATGGCCGAGCGGCGCGAGGAACTGACGCCGATGTTGAGTCAGTACGTCGAGTTGACCGATCGGTACGACGACGCGCTGGTCCTGTTCCAGTCGGGGGACTTTTATAAGGCGTTCTGTGACGCTGCCGACGTACTCGCGCGAGTCTGTGAGGTCACGCTGACCGAGCGGGAGGATTCGACTGGCACCTACGCCATGACCGGCGTCCCGATCGACAACGCCGAATCCTACGTCGAAACGCTACTGGATGCAGGTTATCGCGTCGCGATCGCCGAGCAAGTCGAGGACCCGGACGCAGTCAGTGGCGTCGTCGACCGTGCTGTCACGCGGATCATCACGCCGGGGACGCTCACCGAGGACGAACTGCTGGGCGGGGCCGAGAACAACTACGTCGCCGCGCTCGCGGCGGCCGATGGGCGCGTCGGTGTGGCCGTCCTCGACGTCTCGACCGGAGACTTCTACGCGACGAGTACTGACGACCGCGAGACCGTCCGTGACGAACTCACCCGCTTCGGTCCGGCAGAGGGCATTGTCGGCCCTGACGCACCGGACCTCTTCGACGGCGCGTGTGCCGTCACCCCCGTCGTGGCGGAGTACTTCGCCGACGAGCACGCCCGCGAACACGTCACCGACTACTTTGGCCCGCCGGATCGACTGCTGGCGACCGACGCCGAGATCCGTGCCTGTGGCGCGCTGCTTGCCTACGCCGAGTACGCCCGTGGCGGCCAGGACGGCCGTCTGGACTATCTCAACCACCTTACGCGATACGACCCGCGGGAGTACATGGTACTCGACGCGGTGGCCCTGGACAGTCTGGAGATCTTCGAACGCCGGACAGTCACGGGTCGCACCGATCTGACACTCGTCGACGTGATGGACGAGACAGCCTGTGCGCTGGGCCGTCGCCGACTGACCGAGTGGCTCCGCCGGCCGTTGCTCGACCGTGACCGGATCGAGGCCCGCCATGGGGCTGTCGAGGAACTCGTCTCGGCCCTGCAAACCCGGGAACGACTGCAAGCACTGCTCGCCGACGTCTACGACATCGAGCGACTCATCTCCCGGGTTTCCCGATCACGGGCCGACGCTCGCGATCTCCGCTCGCTGAAAGACACGCTCGACGTGATTCCGGAGCTCCGGGCGACTTTAGCCGATGCTGAGGCTCCCCTGCTCGCGGACCTTCAGGATCGACTCGACGAGTTAGACGACCTCCGTGGGCTGATCGACGACGCGATCGCTGTCGACCCGCCGACCGAGATCACCGAGGGCGGGATCATCAGTGACGGGTATCACGACCGACTCGACGAATTGCGCGCGACCGAGCGAGCGGGCAAAGACTGGATTACCGACCTAGAGGCAAGCGAGCGCGAACGGACCGGCATCGACTCGCTGAAAGTCGGCCACAACGCTGTCCACGGCTACTACATCGAAGTGACCGACGCGAATCTCGATCGCGTTCCCGAGGACTACCAGCGACGCCAGACGCTGAAAAACGCCGAGCGGTACTACACGCCCGAACTCAAGGAACGCGAAGACGAGATTCTGCGGGCAGCGAGCCAGGCTGAGGACCTCGAATACGACCTGTTCGTCGCGGTTCGCGAGCAGGTCGCCGCCCACTCAGAGCGCGTCCAGGCGGTGGCCGACGCCGTGGCGACTCTGGACGTGCTCGTCTCGTTTGGGACCGTCGCGGCCGAACGCGATTACTGTCGGCCAACCTTCGACGGCGACGCTATCCACGTCGAGGGCGGTCGCCACCCGGTCGTCGAACGCGCCGAGGAGCAGTTCGTGCCCAACGACGTCCACCTCGACGACGATTCGTTCCTCGCGGTAATTACCGGGCCGAACATGAGCGGGAAGTCGACGTACATGCGCCAGGTTGGGCTGCTCACCGTCCTCGCCCAGGCCGGGAGCTTCGTGCCGGCAGCGTCCGCCAGCTTGCGGATCGTCGATCGGGTCTTCACCCGGGTCGGGGCCAGCGACGATATCGCTGGCGGCCGCTCGACGTTCATGGTCGAGATGAGTGAACTCGCGACGATCCTGGCGCAGGCTAGCCCGGACTCGCTGGTCTTGCTCGACGAGGTTGGCCGCGGAACCAGCACCTCGGACGGCCTGGCGATCGCTCGGGCCGTGACCGAACACATCCACGACGAGATCGGTGCGACCACGCTGTTTGCTACCCATCATCACGAGCTGACCGACGTCGCTACGAGCCTCCCGCAGGCGACGAATCTGCACTTCCGGACCGACCGCGACAGCGACGATGTCGCGTTCCCGTACGAGATCGCTCCCGGCCCCGCAGAGGCGTCCTACGGCGTGGAGGTCGCCGCGGTCGCGGGCGTGCCTGGGCCAGTCGTCGACCGGTCTCGGGAGCTGCTCGCTACGACGGACCGTCTCGACGAACCAGTGCCCCGTGAGGCGACCACTAGCGACCCCCCGGAACGAGAGACTGCAGCCGAGACGTTGTCCGCCGAGTTGCAATCGCTCACCGTCGCCGAATTGACGCCGCTCGAAGCACTCAACACGCTCGCGGACTTGCAACGGCTGGCTGGCGAGGGCGCGGACGGAGATTTATAA